One window from the genome of Yarrowia lipolytica chromosome 1B, complete sequence encodes:
- a CDS encoding uncharacterized protein (Compare to YALI0B11748g, some similarities with uniprot|P32583 Saccharomyces cerevisiae YKR092c SRP40 suppressor of mutant AC40 of RNA polymerase I and III singleton) has protein sequence MIVPLIIVAAAVCSAGALAYKERDVICDYVEHKLMERRLRKRASAVPASYDRDGGHSDSDQATQTQTHTSQSQVHLHSAVGSEEPHKDDYTEEIEMSFRRRNKRGTSIGSDKTVGSSDPSNSYNSFHMPEPPQSDTQQYWSSSSQSSDTSGSVTQNRRGYPRQTYGHGHGQQRAGARPASIVSEQPSLSYSANSHGESTWGSSASDISSDYDFADERTSSEGENVVVVDPSAPSLYEYHDVNTP, from the coding sequence ATGATAGTGCCGCTAATTATTGTGGCCGCCGCAGTATGTTCGGCGGGCGCACTTGCGTACAAGGAGCGCGATGTGATCTGCGATTACGTGGAGCACAAGCTCATGGAGAGACGGCTTCGCAAGCGAGCTTCTGCCGTGCCAGCCTCATATGATCGGGATGGAGGGCACTCAGATTCAGATCAAGCGACACAGACCCAGACACATACCTCTCAATCACAAGTGCATTTGCATTCGGCTGTCGGATCAGAGGAGCCACACAAGGACGACTACACCGAGGAGATTGAAATGTCATTCAGAAGACGCAACAAGAGAGGCACAAGCATAGGCTCGGACAAGACGGTGGGCTCCAGCGACCCCAGCAACTCCTACAACTCGTTTCACATGCCGGAACCGCCACAATCGGACACTCAGCAATAttggagcagctcgagcCAGTCATCAGACACCAGTGGTTCGGTAACACAAAATAGACGAGGATACCCACGTCAGACGTATGGGCATGGCCATGGACAGCAGCGTGCAGGGGCACGTCCTGCCTCCATTGTTTCAGAGCAGCCATCGCTCAGTTATTCAGCCAACAGTCATGGGGAAAGCACATGGGGCTCTTCGGCATCCGATATTTCGTCCGACTACGATTTTGCCGACGAACGGACTTCTTCCGAGGGAGAAAATGTGGTTGTAGTTGACCCTTCAGCCCCTTCCCTGTATGAATACCACGACGTGAATACTCCATAA
- a CDS encoding uncharacterized protein (Compare to YALI0B11770g, similar to Saccharomyces cerevisiae SRP40 (YKR092C); ancestral locus Anc_5.694, similar to uniprot|P32583 Saccharomyces cerevisiae YKR092c SRP40 Suppressor protein): protein MGSKSATKDISKIKKADKKDSKKAVKATEPASESGASTSSDESTSSDDSSDSDSDSSDSDSSGSDSSDSSDSSDSDSSDSDSDSDSEDEKPVKKEETKEENESSSSDSDSDSDSDSSSSSSDSDSDSDSDSDSDSADENEKKETKEVKEVKEDKKEAKKEAKKEAKKEESSDSGSSESSDSDSDSDSDSDSSSSDSSSSDSDSDSDSSSSDSDSDSDSSSSDSDSDSDSDSDSDSDSDSDSDDEKETKKETKKETKKETKKETKKEDAKDVEMKDASSDSSDSSDSSDSSDSSDSSDSSDSSDSDSSSDSDSSSSDSDSSSDSDSSSSDSDSSSDSDSSSSSDSDSSDSDSSSSSDSDSDSSDEEEQPPAKKRKAEEIEVESLVIKKPKTDSPVDNSYVEATFEEEGGRKFFSRIDRTKISFEDQSLMDNTYKGAAGTWGEMANDKLMKVRGKDFTKGKNKMKKGAYKGGSITMSSGSYKFTD from the coding sequence ATGGGTAGCAAATCCGCCACAAAGGACATTtccaagatcaagaaggccgacaAAAAGGactccaagaaggccgTCAAGGCTACTGAGCCCGCCTCTGAGAGCGGAGCATCCACCTCCAGTGATGAGTCTACTTCCAGTGATGATTCTTCGGACTCTGATTCTGACTCTAGCGACTCTGACTCCAGCGGTTCAGATTCCTCCGACTCTTCTGATTCGAGCGACTCTGATTCCAgtgactctgactctgactctgactctgagGATGAGAAGCCtgtgaagaaggaggagaccaaggaaGAGAACGAGTCTTCATCTTCCGACTCCGATTCTGACTCGGATAGCgactcttcctcctcgtcttctgaCTCCgattctgattctgattctgattctgaCTCCGATTCCGCggacgagaacgagaaaaaagagactaaggaggtcaaggaggtcaaggaggacaagaaggaggccaagaaggaggccaagaaggaggccaagaaggaggagtcttCTGATTCCGGTTCTTCTGAGTCTTCCGATTCTGACTCCGattctgactctgactctgactcctccagctctgactcctccagctctgACTCCGattctgactctgactcctccagctctgACTCCGattctgactctgactcaTCCAGTTCTGattctgactctgactccgattctgattctgattctgaCTCCGATTCTGACTCCGACTCTgatgacgagaaggagaccaagaaagagaccaagaaagagaccaagaaagagaccaagaaagagaccaagaaggaagatGCGAAGGATGTTGAGATGAAGGATGCTTCCTCTGATTCCTCTGATTCCTCTGATTCTTCTGATTCTTCTGATTCTTCTGATTCTTCTGATTCTTCTGATTCTTCTGATTCGGACTCGTCTTCTGATTCGGACTCTTCGTCTTCCGATTCGGATTCTTCCTCCGACTCCGACTCTTCGTCTTCCGATTCGGATTCTTCCTCCGACTCcgactcttcttcctcgtcggACTCTGACTcctctgactctgactcgtcttcttcgtcggactctgactctgattcttctgatgaggaggagcagcctcctgccaagaagcgaaaggcggaggagattgaggtgGAGTCTCTGGTTATCAAAAAGCCCAAGACTGACTCCCCTGTGGACAACAGCTACGTGGAGGCAACtttcgaggaggaggggggaCGAAAGTTCTTCTCTCGAATCGATCGAACTAAGATCTCCTTCGAGGACCAGTCTCTCATGGACAACACATACAAGGGCGCCGCCGGAACTTGGGGTGAAATGGCCAACGACAAGCTGATGAAGGTCCGAGGAAAGGATTtcaccaagggcaagaacaagatgaagaagggtGCTTACAAGGGAGGATCCATCACCATGTCTTCCGGCAGTTACAAGTTCACCGACTAA
- a CDS encoding uncharacterized protein (Compare to YALI0B11814g, weakly similar to uniprot|P40460 Saccharomyces cerevisiae YIL144w TID3 DMC1P interacting protein P37.1.f4. 2, similar to Saccharomyces cerevisiae TID3 (YIL144W); ancestral locus Anc_5.696) gives MNASAHKKRLSMMPGTSSASRPSMAGLPQRNNPPPQREPATPAVSELMRSSRRSMAFGRNPRQSSFGLVPQTPMAPMHTRDPRPVRDRHYQQQISQQIYEYLVTNHFEQETRHPLNQRTLSNPTQKDFKTMFEWIFRRIDPGYPFHKSIENEVHAVLRAAKYPWLDSITKSQIVAVGGQSWAYFLGMLHWMVELNTTIEKYHNHDYSGDDGPSLVDEIFNRHARESYFAYLQGDDRFARPDAELCLAEENAEFQEILAEQRAQNPLPEGEDDELDEELSRLEAKWGKIEEAKLLGKNLADDIVKLGAFVDARKEHNARYASQMSQATAEEDNVTSEVESLSRQKLKLQQTIQDQGLSPAELDKLHLDMERQQKALNSLDEIIDEGRQVVSNKESTALAVFDALDRVIKEYTSSVLSYNAWVASDNDLPEIPESVYLIDLREPLSEENLGRHPSVILGGVDPRNQIRPEIVRICNMVTSKVKALQEEALRLQEEIETNQEKLVSQKRHIGELEAKSRRLRETRNALEDSASMNENENSQNTERLENQFVQAQSETALAQSQLKGLQVRLQDAEHERNKLSVEVQQARERLSQDILKQAEVMVAFKAMVQTKLQDFEMFVRANVEEEIRGDHN, from the coding sequence AAAACGGCTGTCCATGATGCCGGGCACGTCGTCGGCGTCTAGGCCATCTATGGCAGGTCTGCCGCAGCGAAACAACCCGCCACCACAACGTGAACCTGCTACCCCAGCAGTATCTGAGCTCATGAGGAGCTCACGACGAAGCATGGCGTTTGGGCGTAATCCACGACAATCATCATTTGGGCTCGTACCACAAACTCCCATGGCGCCCATGCACACGCGTGATCCACGTCCAGTGCGCGACCGACACTACCAACAGCAAATCTCACAGCAGATCTATGAGTATCTGGTCACGAACCACTTTGAGCAGGAAACCCGCCACCCACTGAACCAGCGGACGCTCAGCAACCCCACTCAAAAGGATTTCAAAACTATGTTCGAGTGGATCTTCCGACGCATCGATCCTGGATACCCGTTCCACAAGAGCATCGAAAACGAGGTTCACGCGGTGCTACGGGCAGCCAAATACCCGTGGCTCGATAGCATCACGAAATCACAAATTGTTGCCGTGGGAGGCCAATCATGGGCCTACTTTTTAGGCATGCTGCATTGGATGGTGGAACTCAACACGACGATAGAGAAGTATCACAATCATGACTACTCAGGAGATGATGGTCCGTCGTTGGTAGACGAAATCTTCAACAGACACGCACGTGAGTCGTACTTTGCCTATTTACAAGGCGATGACAGATTTGCCCGTCCTGATGCAGAGCTCTGTCTCGCTGAAGAGAACGCCGAGTTCCAGGAGATTCTTGCCGAACAGAGAGCTCAAAACCCGCTACCAGAGGGCGAAGACGATGAATTGGATGAGGAACTGTCACGTCTGGAAGCCAAATGGggcaagattgaggaggcGAAACTACTAGGGAAGAACCTGGCCGACGATATCGTCAAGTTGGGTGCATTTGTGGATGCTCGAAAAGAACACAATGCCCGATACGCTTCTCAGATGTCCCAGGcgacagcagaagaagacaatgTGACGAGCGAGGTGGAGTCTCTCAGCCGTCAAAAGCTGAAACTGCAACAAACAATCCAAGACCAGGGTCTATCTCCCGCCGAGCTGGACAAGCTGCATTTGGATATGGAGCGTCAACAGAAGGCGTTGAACTCACTTGATGAGATAATCGATGAGGGACGTCAGGTTGTGTCAAACAAGGAGTCTACTGCCCTGGCAGTCTTTGATGCTCTTGATCGTGTCATCAAGGAGTATACATCGTCTGTTCTGTCCTACAATGCCTGGGTGGCATCAGACAATGACTTGCCCGAGATCCCAGAATCAGTCTATTTGATTGATCTGCGTGAACCTCTCTCCGAGGAGAACCTGGGACGCCACCCTTCTGTGATCCTGGGTGGAGTTGATCCTCGTAACCAGATTCGACCTGAAATTGTGAGAATCTGCAACATGGTCACttccaaggtcaaggcccTCCAGGAAGAGGCTCTGAGACTGCaagaggagattgagaccAACCAGGAGAAGCTCGTTTCACAGAAACGACACATTGGTGAGCTGGAAGCCAAATCTCGACGCCTTCGAGAAACCAGAAACGCCCTCGAAGACTCCGCTTCCATGAACGAGAACGAAAACTCCCAAAACACGGAGCGACTGGAAAACCAGTTTGTCCAGGCTCAGAGTGAAACTGCTCTTGCTCAATCACAACTCAAGGGTCTCCAGGTGCGACTCCAGGACGCAGAGCATGAACGTAACAAGCTCTCTGTGGAAGTCCAGCAGGCCCGAGAACGCCTGTCACAGGATATTCTCAAGCAGGCTGAAGTCATGGTGGCTTTCAAGGCTATGGTGCAGACCAAACTCCAGGACTTCGAGATGTTTGTTCGTGCTaacgtggaggaggagattcgAGGAGACCACAACTAA
- a CDS encoding uncharacterized protein (Compare to YALI0B11726g, similar to Saccharomyces cerevisiae SSL2 (YIL143C); ancestral locus Anc_5.695, highly similar to uniprot|Q00578 Saccharomyces cerevisiae YIL143c SSL2 DNA helicase singleton), with protein sequence MLRSKRDASKRRFDDVNLDSDSFSDSNDSYSDDETYEKVPQTRLKIKMKEQDPGDATSGLDTKVHSTYSEIPDDYVPDSVSNIFGKHDFSYLKLKPDHAARPLWINPEDGRIILESFSPLAEQAQDFLVTIAEPISRPSHIHEYRITTYSLYAAVSVGLETSDIISVLNRLSKVPVPKSIINFIHSCTKSYGKVKLVLKHNRYFVESSQADVLQMLLKDPVIGALRLEASEQSTTGSGLVTESAPKMGDLKIPGTEKPKEEEGKDGERDGEKKADEDAEDIFSHVVGIENDDDDDLDAVHSFEIAPDSVETVKKRCQEIDYPVLEEYDFRNDHGNPDLDIDLKSSTQIRPYQEKSLSKMFGNGRARSGIIVLPCGAGKTLVGITAACTIRKSVIVLCTSSVSVMQWRQQFLQWCTIQPENVAVFTSESKEKFSGDAGLVVSTYSMVANTRNRSHDSQKMMDFLQSREWGFIILDEVHVVPAAMFRKVVTNIAAHAKLGLTATLVREDDKIDDLNFLIGPKLYEANWMDLAQKGHIANVQCAEVWCPMTSEFYQEYLKENARKRMLLYIMNPSKFQAAQFLINYHEKRGDKIIVFSDNVHALKAYALKLGKFFIFGGTPQQERMKILKNFQYNDQVNTIFLSKVGDTSIDLPEATCLIQISSHYGSRRQEAQRLGRILRAKRRNDEGFNAFFYSLVSKDTQEMYYSTKRQAFLVDQGYAFKVITHLHGMENLPDLAYASARERRELLQEVLLQNEDAATLEEGDNADSFVGRGSSNKRGSAKRTTGSLASLAGGEDMAYIETNKNRNKDLRKPSKQSAFVKKLYSGKR encoded by the coding sequence ATGCTCAGATCCAAGCGAGACGCTTCTAAACGTCGGTTTGACGACGTCAATCTCGACAGTGACTCCTTCTCCGACTCCAACGATTCATATTCCGACGATGAGACATACGAGAAGGTGCCTCAGACCCGTCTTAAGATCAAAATGAAGGAACAGGACCCTGGAGATGCCACATCAGGTCTCGATACCAAGGTGCATTCGACCTATTCGGAGATCCCTGACGACTACGTGCCCGACAGTGTATCCAACATCTTCGGTAAGCACGACTTCTCATACCTCAAGCTGAAGCCAGACCATGCCGCTCGACCCTTGTGGATTAACCCCGAGGACGGTAGAATCATTCTGGAATCCTTTTCGCCACTTGCAGAGCAGGCTCAGGACTTCCTGGTGACCATTGCAGAACCCATCTCTCGTCCCTCGCACATTCATGAATACAGAATCACCACTTACTCTCTGTACGCGGCTGTCTCAGTGGGTCTGGAGACTTCTGACATCATTTCCGTTCTCAACCGACTGTCCAAGGTCCCAGTCCCCAAGAGTATCATCAACTTCATCCACTCATGTACAAAGTCTTATGGTAAGGTCAAGTTGGTTCTGAAACATAATCGATACTTTGTGGAATCTTCACAGGCAGACGTCTTGCAGatgctgctcaaggacccTGTTATCGGTGCTCTGCGTCTGGAGGCTTCGGAACAGTCCACCACAGGCTCCGGTCTTGTTACTGAGTCGGCACCTAAGATGGGCGATCTTAAGATTCCCGGTACagagaagcccaaggaagaggaaggtAAGGATGGAGAAAGGGACggtgagaagaaggctgaCGAAGACGCTGAGGATATCTTCTCTCATGTTGTTGGTATTGAGaacgatgatgatgacgatcTGGACGCTGTTCACTCGTTCGAGATTGCACCTGACTCAGTCGAAACTGTGAAGAAGCGATGTCAGGAGATTGACTACCCTGTGTTGGAAGAGTATGATTTCCGAAATGATCATGGTAACCCCGATCTGGATATCGACCTCAAGTCGTCCACCCAGATTCGACCCTATCAGGAGAAGTCGCTGTCTAAAATGTTTGGTAATGGACGAGCCCGTTCTGGTATCATTGTCTTGCCATGTGGAGCCGGCAAGACTCTGGTCGGTATCACAGCTGCTTGCACCATCCGAAAGTCCGTTATTGTGCTTTGCACCTCCTCCGTATCCGTCATGCAGTGGAGACAGCAGTTTCTGCAGTGGTGTACTATTCAGCCTGAGAACGTGGCTGTGTTCACTTCCGAGAGCAAGGAGAAGTTCTCTGGTGATGCTGGTCTCGTTGTGTCTACTTACTCAATGGTAGCCAACACCCGGAACCGATCCCATGACTCgcagaagatgatggactTCTTGCAGTCTCGAGAGTGGGGTTTTATCATTCTGGATGAGGTTCACGTCGTGCCCGCCGCCATGTTCCGAAAGGTCGTTACTAACATTGCCGCACACGCAAAGCTGGGTCTTACTGCAACCCTGGTGCGAGAAGAtgacaagattgacgacCTGAATTTCTTGATTGGCCCCAAGCTGTACGAGGCCAACTGGATGGACTTGGCCCAGAAGGGTCATATCGCCAACGTTCAGTGTGCCGAAGTGTGGTGCCCCATGACCTCAGAGTTTTACCAGGAgtacctcaaggagaacgCTCGAAAGCGAATGCTACTCTACATTATGAATCCCTCCAAATTTCAGGCTGCCCAGTTTCTCATCAACTACCACGAAAAACGAGGTGACAAGATCATTGTCTTCTCTGATAACGTCCATGCTCTCAAGGCTTATGCACTCAAGCTTGGAAAGTTCTTCATTTTCGGTGGCACTCCCCAACAGGAGCGAATGAAAATTCTGAAGAACTTCCAGTACAATGACCAGGTCAACACCATTTTCTTGTCCAAGGTCGGAGATACTTCCATCGATTTGCCCGAGGCTACATGTCTGATTCAAATCTCGTCGCATTACGGCTCTCGACGTCAGGAGGCTCAGCGTCTGGGTCGTATTCTGCGAGCCAAGCGACGTAACGATGAGGGTTTCAATGCCTTCTTTTACTCGCTAGTGTCCAAGGATACCCAGGAGATGTATTACTCAACTAAAAGACAGGCCTTCCTGGTCGATCAGGGTTATGCGTTCAAGGTGATTACACATCTGCATGGAATGGAGAATCTGCCCGATCTGGCTTATGCTTCTGCTCGTGAGCGAcgagagctgctgcaggaggTGTTGTTACAGAACGAGGACGCTGCCACTCTcgaagaaggagacaacGCAGATTCGTTTGTGGGCCGAGGTTCTTCCAACAAGCGAGGCAGTGCCAAGCGAACCACCGGTTCTCTGGCATCGCtggctggtggagaagataTGGCATACATTGAGACCAACAAGAACCGAAACAAGGATCTGCGAAAGCCTTCCAAGCAGAGTGCATttgtcaagaagctgtACTCCGGAAAGAGATAG
- a CDS encoding uncharacterized protein (Compare to YALI0B11792g, some similarities with DEHA0E14619g Debaryomyces hansenii IPF 11767.1), protein MEIAVAGTLIACGVVSLAMGGVSVHKAYKSSREHNAAYIIPLSVRANTYHIHTDPAAPMQKVIISDEWDVPIYTLERESRHAKHWSLLCFDDRVQVASLSTASLGSRFCIRDETRDLQKVVCKKRQYGRYYEFSLRKTNIPRPSNSDPLPSYDECGVLNPTLFAQVGGGEVDDSDFDLDTPQVWQSRNPFNTPSADPMRAAAYSAPSPAIAVGEITAPYTNSDPMYQWNSTTKFLEKCTNLDAGIHETRERIAFVNMKNPKRLRFDITIDETKIHRDIAIMTALSCVMGAWKSERPPKPVKSSSEFPPLQQRLNNVQEYVSSKVRGQPSIAEQLSEESSTVPAAA, encoded by the coding sequence ATGGAAATTGCTGTGGCTGGTACTCTAATTGCATGCGGTGTCGTGTCGCTAGCCATGGGTGGTGTCAGTGTGCACAAGGCATACAAGTCATCCAGAGAACACAACGCAGCGTACATCATCCCGCTGTCAGTGCGCGCAAACACATATCATATCCACACTGACCCGGCTGCACCGATGCAGAAGGTGATCATCTCGGACGAATGGGATGTCCCCATCTACACACTTGAACGAGAATCTCGTCACGCAAAGCACTGGAGCCTCTTGTGTTTCGATGACCGAGTCCAGGTGGCGTCTCTTAGCACTGCATCGTTGGGGTCGAGGTTCTGCATCCGTGATGAAACTCGTGACCTCCAGAAGGTGGTGTGCAAGAAACGTCAGTATGGTCGCTATTACGAATTTTCTCTCCGTAAGACCAACATTCCCCGTCCATCTAACTCGGACCCTCTGCCGTCATACGATGAATGTGGAGTTCTGAACCCTACGCTGTTTGCCCaggttggtggtggtgaggtTGATGACTCTGATTTCGATCTTGATACCCCACAGGTCTGGCAGTCACGCAACCCATTCAACACCCCATCTGCTGACCCGATGCGTGCTGCGGCCTACTCTGCCCCAAGCCCTGCGATAGCAGTTGGAGAGATCACGGCTCCTTACACAAACTCAGATCCCATGTACCAATGGAACTCGACTACCAAATTTCTTGAGAAATGCACCAACCTCGATGCTGGCATCCATGAAACTCGCGAGCGGATTGCTTTTGTAAACATGAAGAACCCCAAGCGATTGCGGTTCGACATTACCATTGACGAGACCAAGATCCACCGGGACATAGCCATCATGACTGCTCTGTCGTGCGTCATGGGCGCATGGAAGTCTGAGCGGCCGCCTAAGCCTGTCAAGAGCAGCTCCGAATTCCCCCCTCTGCAACAGCGACTGAATAACGTCCAAGAATATGTGTCTTCCAAGGTTCGTGGCCAGCCGTCAATCGCCGAGCAGTTGAGTGAGGAGTCCTCTACAGTCCCTGCTGCCGCGTGA